From the genome of Streptococcus lutetiensis, one region includes:
- the gmk gene encoding guanylate kinase, which yields MTERGLLIVFSGPSGVGKGTVRQEIFSTPDHKFEYSVSMTTRQKRPGEVDSVDYFFRTREEFEELIKNGQMLEYAEYVGNYYGTPLTYVNETLDKGIDVFLEIEVQGALQVKKKVPDGVFIFLTPPDLDELKDRLVGRGTDSEEVIRQRIERAKEEIALMREYDYAVVNDEVPLAAERVKRIIEAEHFRVDRVIGRYNDMIKGID from the coding sequence ATGACCGAACGTGGTTTGTTAATTGTTTTCTCAGGACCTTCTGGGGTTGGTAAGGGAACAGTTCGCCAAGAAATTTTTTCAACACCTGATCATAAATTTGAGTATTCTGTTTCTATGACAACGCGCCAAAAGCGTCCAGGAGAAGTTGATAGCGTTGATTATTTCTTTCGAACTCGTGAAGAGTTTGAAGAGCTTATTAAAAATGGTCAAATGTTGGAATATGCTGAATATGTAGGCAACTACTACGGCACACCACTGACTTACGTTAATGAAACACTCGATAAAGGAATCGACGTATTCCTTGAAATCGAAGTTCAAGGGGCTCTTCAAGTTAAGAAAAAAGTTCCAGACGGTGTCTTCATTTTCTTGACTCCACCAGATTTGGACGAATTAAAAGATCGTTTGGTTGGACGTGGTACTGATAGCGAAGAAGTTATCCGCCAACGTATCGAACGTGCTAAAGAAGAGATTGCTTTGATGCGCGAATACGATTATGCTGTTGTTAATGATGAAGTGCCTTTGGCAGCTGAACGCGTTAAACGTATCATTGAAGCAGAACATTTCCGTGTTGATCGTGTTATTGGACGGTATAATGACATGATTAAAGGTATTGACTAA
- the rpoZ gene encoding DNA-directed RNA polymerase subunit omega, translating to MMLKPSIDTLLDKVPSKYSLCILQAKRAHELEAGAKPTQEFKSVKATLQALEEIESGNVVIHPDPEAKRAAVHARIEAERLAKEEEERKIKEQIAKEKEEGEKI from the coding sequence ATGATGTTAAAACCTTCTATTGACACTTTGCTTGATAAAGTGCCATCAAAATACTCACTTTGTATTCTTCAAGCAAAACGTGCTCACGAACTTGAAGCTGGTGCAAAACCAACTCAAGAATTCAAATCAGTAAAAGCTACTTTGCAAGCTCTTGAAGAAATTGAATCTGGTAACGTTGTGATCCACCCAGATCCAGAAGCAAAACGTGCTGCTGTGCATGCTCGTATCGAGGCAGAACGCTTGGCGAAAGAAGAAGAAGAACGTAAAATCAAAGAACAAATCGCTAAAGAAAAAGAAGAAGGAGAAAAAATCTAA
- the liaF gene encoding cell wall-active antibiotics response protein LiaF, producing the protein MRKVQFFVIVETILLVMGLMTIMANNLSSFILILVLILLALRFYNQDKRNNLLLTVGLVLLFLILMLNPYIIMAVVLGVVYVVINRFSQVKKKNRFALVRFCEEDLKAKPIRNQWIGADMHDSDFYAFDDINMVRLTGSDTIDLSNVIVTGKDNVVIIRKVFGPTKILVPIDVSVKLNVSAIYGSVRYFDFEEYDLRNESLKLWHPKDEECLKAVKVIVNVLAGDVEVVRK; encoded by the coding sequence ATGAGGAAAGTTCAATTTTTTGTCATTGTCGAAACTATTTTATTAGTCATGGGTTTAATGACAATTATGGCCAACAATTTATCGAGTTTTATCTTAATTTTAGTTTTAATTCTTTTGGCATTACGTTTTTATAATCAAGACAAGCGCAATAATTTATTGTTAACAGTAGGATTGGTTCTTTTATTTTTGATTTTAATGTTAAATCCTTACATTATCATGGCAGTTGTACTTGGTGTTGTTTATGTGGTTATTAACCGCTTCTCACAAGTCAAGAAAAAAAATCGCTTTGCTTTGGTTCGTTTTTGTGAGGAAGACTTGAAAGCAAAACCAATTCGTAATCAATGGATTGGGGCGGATATGCATGATAGTGATTTTTATGCCTTTGATGACATCAACATGGTTCGTTTAACTGGAAGTGACACTATTGATTTAAGCAATGTCATCGTAACGGGTAAGGATAATGTTGTGATTATTCGTAAAGTTTTCGGTCCAACGAAGATTTTAGTTCCTATTGATGTTTCGGTTAAATTGAATGTTAGTGCAATTTATGGAAGTGTCCGTTATTTTGATTTTGAAGAATATGATTTGCGTAATGAATCTTTGAAATTATGGCATCCTAAAGATGAAGAATGTTTGAAAGCAGTTAAAGTGATTGTCAATGTTTTAGCAGGAGATGTTGAGGTGGTGCGTAAATGA
- the rsmB gene encoding 16S rRNA (cytosine(967)-C(5))-methyltransferase RsmB: protein MANDWKKQARGLALVVLENVFEEGAYSNITLNQELKQTQLSQKDKSLVTEIVYGTVARKITLEWYLAHYIEDRDKLDPWVYYLLMLSLYQLLYLDKMPAHAVVNDAVNIAKNRGNKKGAEKFVNAVLRRLTKDELPNPESIKRKNKCYSVLYSLPVWLVKKLIDQFGEDRAKAIMQSLFIRNKASIRVTDPEKLAEIKAATGAEPSTLSPVGLVKTSGHFAGTDYFAKGDITIQDESSQLVAPTLNIQGDENILDACSAPGGKTTHMASYLTSGHITALDLYDHKLDLVMDNAKRLHVADKISTQKMDATTVHEHFAPDTFDKILVDAPCSGIGLIRRKPDIKYNKENQDFNALQEIQLQILDSVCQTLRKGGIITYSTCTIFDEENFQVINKFLETHPNFEQVKLSHTQEDIVRDCCIAITPEQYQTDGFFIGQVKRIL from the coding sequence TTGGCGAATGATTGGAAGAAACAAGCACGCGGCTTAGCGCTAGTCGTTCTTGAAAATGTCTTTGAAGAAGGAGCGTATTCAAATATTACTCTCAATCAGGAACTTAAACAGACTCAGTTGTCACAAAAAGATAAGTCTTTGGTGACAGAAATCGTCTATGGTACAGTAGCACGAAAGATTACCCTAGAATGGTACTTAGCTCACTATATCGAAGACCGTGACAAATTGGATCCTTGGGTTTATTATCTTTTGATGCTGAGCCTTTATCAATTATTGTATCTTGACAAGATGCCAGCTCATGCTGTAGTAAATGACGCGGTTAATATTGCTAAAAATCGTGGCAATAAAAAAGGTGCTGAAAAATTTGTCAATGCGGTTTTGCGACGTTTGACTAAAGATGAGCTCCCAAATCCTGAAAGCATTAAACGTAAAAACAAATGTTACTCAGTTCTTTATTCTTTACCAGTCTGGTTGGTTAAAAAGTTAATTGACCAATTCGGTGAGGACCGTGCAAAAGCTATTATGCAAAGTCTGTTTATTCGAAATAAGGCAAGTATTCGAGTGACAGATCCTGAAAAATTGGCTGAGATTAAAGCTGCAACAGGCGCAGAACCCTCTACTTTATCGCCAGTAGGTTTGGTTAAAACGTCAGGTCACTTTGCTGGAACAGACTATTTTGCCAAAGGTGATATCACGATTCAAGATGAATCTAGTCAATTGGTGGCCCCAACTCTTAATATTCAGGGCGATGAAAATATCTTAGATGCTTGTTCAGCTCCAGGTGGAAAAACAACTCACATGGCTTCTTACCTGACAAGCGGGCATATTACAGCATTAGATTTATACGACCACAAGCTTGATTTGGTAATGGATAATGCTAAACGTCTGCATGTGGCTGATAAAATCTCTACACAAAAAATGGATGCCACAACAGTTCACGAACATTTTGCACCAGACACTTTTGATAAAATATTAGTTGATGCACCATGTTCAGGAATTGGTCTTATCCGCCGTAAACCTGACATTAAGTACAATAAAGAAAATCAAGATTTCAATGCTTTACAGGAAATTCAATTGCAAATTCTTGATAGCGTTTGTCAAACATTGCGCAAAGGTGGTATAATAACTTATAGCACTTGTACGATTTTTGATGAGGAAAACTTCCAAGTTATTAATAAATTTTTAGAAACTCATCCAAATTTCGAACAGGTAAAACTGAGTCATACGCAAGAAGATATTGTAAGAGATTGTTGTATTGCGATTACCCCTGAACAATATCAGACAGACGGGTTCTTTATTGGACAAGTTAAACGTATCTTGTAA
- a CDS encoding response regulator: protein MAQKIRVILVDDHEMVRLGLKSFFNLQPDVEVIGEAGNGIDGIKLALDLKPDVVVMDLVMPEMSGVEATLKLLKEWKEAKILVLTSYLDNEKIYPVIEAGAKGYMLKTSSAAEILNAIQKVARGELAIETEVDKKIKAHDQRPELHEDLTARERDILRLLAKGYDNQTIADELFISLKTVKTHVSNILAKLEVDDRTQAVVYAFKHHLVPQDED, encoded by the coding sequence ATGGCCCAGAAAATTAGAGTTATCCTAGTTGATGATCATGAAATGGTGCGTCTTGGTTTGAAAAGTTTTTTTAACTTGCAACCAGATGTTGAAGTTATTGGCGAAGCAGGAAATGGAATTGACGGAATTAAACTTGCTTTAGACTTAAAACCAGATGTCGTAGTGATGGATTTGGTGATGCCTGAAATGAGTGGTGTTGAAGCGACCTTAAAACTCTTAAAAGAGTGGAAAGAAGCTAAAATCCTTGTTCTGACATCTTATCTTGATAATGAAAAAATCTATCCAGTTATTGAAGCAGGTGCTAAAGGTTATATGTTAAAAACATCTAGTGCCGCTGAAATTCTTAACGCTATTCAGAAAGTAGCACGTGGTGAACTAGCAATCGAAACAGAAGTCGATAAGAAAATCAAAGCACACGATCAAAGACCTGAATTGCATGAGGATTTGACAGCGCGTGAGCGAGATATTTTAAGACTTTTAGCCAAAGGTTATGATAATCAGACTATTGCTGATGAACTGTTTATTTCGTTAAAAACCGTTAAAACACACGTTTCAAATATCTTGGCTAAGCTAGAAGTGGATGACCGTACACAAGCGGTTGTCTATGCCTTTAAGCATCATTTAGTACCGCAAGATGAGGATTAA
- a CDS encoding primosomal protein N', translating to MTKIAQVIVDVPLMQTDKPFSYLVPEDMQNQVMLGSRVHVPFGHGNRLLQGFVVGFSESLDSDISELKAISEVLDFEPVLNEEQLTLADQMRHTVFSYKISILKSMIPNLLNSTYDKRLMPTDKLSDEERLALFGDKDSRLHSNLSDEEAKKVARLVQAEKISVDYLAKDKKNIKTEKFYQVASEQLAQAEISARAKKRLMLRDYLLEHPETGKLVDLYQLFSRDVVKFFVENHLLTILEKEKKRSDAYFDVATTDFLELNAEQAAVVEKVTSQIGKESKPFLLEGVTGSGKTEVYLHIIDKVLKLGKTAIVLVPEISLTPQMTNRFISRFGKQVAIMHSALSDGEKFDEWRKIKSSQARVVVGARSAIFVPMENIGAIIIDEEHEATYKQESNPRYHARDVALLRAKYHKAVLLMGSATPSIESRARASRNVYQFLQLTHRANPLAKIPKVDIVDFRDYVGQQEVSNYTPYLLEKIADRLEKREQVVLMLNRRGYSSFVMCRDCGYVDECPNCDISLTLHMDTKTMNCHYCGFEKAIPHTCPNCHSRSIRYYGTGTQKAYDELSEVFPQARILRMDVDTTRQKGAHQRILDKFGNHEADILLGTQMIAKGLDFPNVTLVGVLNADTSLNLPDFRSSERTFQLLTQVAGRAGRAEKEGEVLIQTYNPQHYAIKLAQKQDYEAFYSYEMGIRKQLSYPPYYFTVGLTLSHKEEQTVVRKSFELLQILRQQLSDKIKILGPTPKPIARTHNLYHYQIIVKYRFEDHLESVLNQILDMTQLPENKYLRLVIDHEPQNFM from the coding sequence ATGACAAAAATCGCTCAGGTCATTGTTGATGTGCCATTAATGCAGACCGATAAGCCTTTCTCATATCTCGTGCCAGAAGACATGCAAAATCAAGTGATGTTAGGTTCACGGGTGCATGTTCCTTTTGGTCACGGCAATCGTCTTTTGCAGGGATTTGTTGTCGGCTTTTCTGAAAGCTTAGACAGTGATATCAGTGAGCTTAAGGCTATTAGCGAGGTATTGGATTTTGAACCAGTTTTGAATGAAGAACAGCTTACTTTAGCAGATCAAATGCGTCATACTGTTTTTTCTTATAAGATTTCAATCTTGAAATCAATGATTCCTAATTTGCTCAATTCAACATACGATAAACGTTTGATGCCGACAGATAAGCTGTCTGATGAAGAACGCTTAGCTTTATTTGGTGATAAAGATAGCAGGCTTCACTCAAATTTATCTGATGAAGAAGCTAAAAAAGTTGCCAGGTTGGTTCAAGCAGAAAAAATTTCGGTTGATTATCTTGCTAAAGATAAGAAAAATATCAAAACTGAGAAATTCTATCAGGTTGCTTCTGAACAGTTAGCTCAAGCAGAGATTTCAGCAAGAGCTAAGAAGCGTTTGATGTTACGTGATTACTTGCTTGAGCATCCTGAAACAGGAAAATTGGTAGACTTGTACCAGCTCTTTTCACGTGATGTTGTCAAATTCTTTGTGGAAAATCATCTGCTAACCATTTTAGAAAAAGAGAAGAAACGTTCGGATGCTTATTTTGACGTTGCAACGACGGATTTTCTTGAGTTAAATGCAGAACAAGCTGCTGTGGTTGAAAAGGTGACTAGTCAAATTGGCAAAGAATCTAAACCTTTTTTGTTAGAAGGAGTGACTGGCTCAGGTAAGACTGAAGTGTATTTGCACATTATTGATAAAGTCTTAAAACTTGGTAAAACAGCGATTGTTTTGGTGCCTGAGATTTCTTTGACGCCTCAGATGACTAACCGCTTTATTTCACGTTTTGGTAAGCAAGTGGCAATTATGCACTCGGCTTTGTCTGATGGTGAAAAATTTGATGAGTGGCGAAAGATAAAATCTAGTCAAGCTCGCGTTGTCGTAGGTGCTAGATCTGCTATTTTTGTTCCAATGGAAAATATTGGCGCAATTATCATCGACGAAGAGCATGAGGCAACTTACAAGCAAGAATCGAATCCGCGTTACCATGCGCGTGATGTGGCTTTGCTTCGTGCAAAATATCATAAGGCCGTTTTGTTAATGGGGTCTGCAACGCCAAGCATTGAGAGCCGTGCTCGTGCTAGTCGTAATGTTTATCAGTTCTTACAATTGACTCACCGTGCCAATCCTTTGGCTAAGATTCCAAAAGTTGATATTGTTGATTTCCGTGATTACGTTGGTCAGCAGGAAGTCAGCAACTATACCCCTTATCTACTGGAAAAAATTGCAGATCGTTTAGAAAAACGTGAGCAAGTTGTCCTTATGTTAAATCGTCGCGGCTATTCAAGTTTTGTCATGTGCCGTGATTGTGGCTATGTGGATGAGTGCCCAAATTGTGACATTTCCTTGACCCTTCATATGGATACCAAGACCATGAATTGTCATTACTGTGGTTTTGAAAAAGCTATTCCACATACTTGCCCAAATTGTCATAGTCGCAGCATCCGTTATTACGGGACTGGGACTCAGAAAGCTTATGATGAATTGTCGGAAGTTTTCCCACAAGCTCGTATCTTGCGAATGGATGTCGATACCACACGACAAAAAGGAGCGCATCAGCGAATTCTTGATAAATTTGGAAATCATGAAGCTGATATTTTGTTAGGAACACAGATGATTGCTAAGGGACTTGATTTTCCAAATGTTACCTTAGTAGGGGTTTTAAATGCTGATACATCACTAAATTTGCCAGATTTTAGATCGTCTGAGCGAACATTTCAATTGTTGACTCAGGTTGCAGGTCGTGCAGGTCGTGCAGAAAAAGAAGGTGAGGTCTTAATTCAAACCTACAATCCACAGCATTATGCCATCAAGTTAGCTCAAAAGCAAGATTATGAAGCTTTTTATTCTTATGAGATGGGGATTCGTAAGCAATTATCTTATCCACCATATTATTTTACGGTTGGCTTAACCTTGTCACATAAGGAGGAGCAGACCGTTGTGCGGAAGTCCTTTGAATTGCTTCAAATTTTGCGTCAGCAGTTATCTGACAAAATTAAAATTCTCGGTCCAACACCTAAGCCGATTGCCAGAACGCATAATCTTTATCATTATCAAATTATTGTTAAATATCGCTTCGAGGACCATTTAGAAAGTGTCTTGAATCAGATTTTAGACATGACTCAATTACCTGAAAATAAGTACTTGCGACTGGTAATAGACCATGAGCCACAAAATTTTATGTAG
- a CDS encoding envelope stress sensor histidine kinase LiaS codes for MKKHHFLLLILYASIIIISIVVVVLDSLELHLKSLITDFWMGERFVFSIIFLILAVTILLLLLWVILDDNSKRSINQNLRRILNNQEVCLDEDTEINANLARLSKKMTHLTNSLQNTENSRIQNGQEIVEQERKRIARDLHDTVSQELFASSMILSGVSANLDQIEREQLEFQLTAVESMLQNAQKDLRILLLHLRPTELENKTLSEGFDILLKELTDKSSIEVVYKKNIGKLPKKIEDNVFRIAQEFISNTLKHARATRLEVYLNQTETELQLKMVDNGVGFDIDERHDLSYGLNNIEERVDDMAGTMTLLSQKGKGVSMDIRLPLVKGENKEKEDGPEN; via the coding sequence ATGAAAAAACATCATTTTTTACTTTTGATTCTTTATGCAAGTATTATCATCATTTCTATCGTTGTTGTTGTCCTAGATAGTTTAGAGTTGCATTTGAAAAGTTTGATAACAGATTTCTGGATGGGGGAACGTTTTGTTTTTTCAATTATCTTCCTTATCTTAGCTGTTACTATTTTGTTATTACTACTTTGGGTTATTTTGGATGATAATAGCAAACGAAGTATTAACCAAAATCTCCGTCGTATTTTGAATAATCAAGAGGTTTGCTTAGATGAAGATACAGAGATTAATGCCAATTTAGCACGTTTGTCTAAAAAGATGACACACTTAACAAATAGTCTTCAAAATACTGAGAATAGTCGTATTCAAAATGGACAAGAAATTGTGGAGCAAGAACGTAAACGTATTGCTCGTGACCTTCATGACACGGTTAGTCAAGAACTGTTTGCTTCTTCGATGATTCTTTCAGGAGTATCTGCTAATCTTGATCAAATTGAAAGAGAGCAGTTGGAGTTTCAGCTAACAGCTGTTGAAAGTATGTTGCAAAATGCTCAAAAAGATTTGCGTATTTTATTGCTACATTTAAGACCTACAGAACTGGAAAATAAAACCCTTTCAGAAGGTTTTGACATCCTCTTGAAAGAATTAACAGATAAGAGTAGTATAGAAGTTGTTTATAAGAAAAATATCGGAAAACTGCCTAAAAAGATTGAGGATAATGTTTTTCGAATTGCTCAAGAATTTATCAGCAATACACTTAAACATGCCAGGGCAACGCGTTTAGAAGTTTACCTTAATCAGACAGAGACAGAATTGCAATTAAAAATGGTTGATAATGGTGTCGGTTTTGATATAGATGAACGCCATGATTTAAGTTATGGCTTGAATAACATTGAAGAACGTGTTGATGACATGGCAGGGACAATGACATTATTGAGCCAAAAAGGAAAAGGAGTATCAATGGATATTCGCTTGCCTTTGGTTAAGGGAGAAAACAAGGAGAAAGAAGATGGCCCAGAAAATTAG
- the fmt gene encoding methionyl-tRNA formyltransferase, which translates to MTKLIFMGTPDFAATVLEGLLDDANYDVLAVVTQPDRAVGRKKEIKMTPVKEVALAHNLPVYQPEKMSGSDEMAELMTLGADGIVTAAFGQFLPTKLLDSVDFAVNVHASLLPKYRGGAPIHYAIINGDKEAGVTIMEMVKKMDAGDMIAKASTPITDEDNVGTMFEKLAVIGCDLLLKTLPDYIAGNIKPEPQDESKATFSPNITPEEERIDWNKSAREVFNHIRGLYPWPVAHTLLDGKRFKIYEASLAEGQGQPGQIIEKGKETLVVATGDGAISLKTVQLAGKPRMSVVDFLNGVGRKLEVGELIGE; encoded by the coding sequence ATGACAAAATTAATTTTTATGGGAACACCTGATTTTGCAGCGACTGTTCTAGAAGGTTTATTAGATGATGCCAACTATGATGTTTTAGCGGTTGTGACACAACCAGACCGCGCGGTTGGTCGTAAAAAAGAAATTAAAATGACACCTGTTAAAGAAGTTGCTTTGGCACACAATTTACCAGTTTATCAACCTGAAAAAATGTCTGGTTCAGACGAAATGGCTGAGCTTATGACTTTGGGTGCAGATGGTATCGTAACAGCCGCTTTTGGTCAATTCTTGCCAACAAAATTGCTTGATTCTGTTGATTTCGCAGTTAATGTGCATGCCTCACTTCTTCCTAAATACCGTGGTGGTGCACCAATTCACTACGCCATCATCAACGGTGATAAAGAAGCAGGTGTGACAATCATGGAAATGGTTAAGAAAATGGATGCTGGTGACATGATTGCTAAAGCATCAACGCCAATTACTGACGAAGACAATGTTGGTACAATGTTTGAAAAACTGGCTGTTATAGGATGTGATCTGCTTTTGAAAACATTACCAGATTACATTGCTGGAAACATCAAACCAGAACCACAAGATGAAAGCAAAGCGACTTTCTCACCAAATATCACACCAGAAGAAGAACGTATCGATTGGAATAAATCAGCGCGTGAAGTCTTTAATCACATCCGTGGTTTGTATCCATGGCCTGTTGCACATACCCTTCTTGATGGCAAACGATTCAAAATCTATGAAGCAAGCTTGGCAGAAGGTCAAGGACAACCAGGTCAAATCATTGAAAAAGGCAAGGAAACTTTGGTTGTGGCAACTGGAGACGGTGCGATTTCTCTTAAAACAGTTCAACTAGCAGGGAAACCACGCATGAGCGTTGTGGATTTCTTAAATGGTGTTGGACGTAAACTTGAAGTAGGTGAACTTATTGGCGAATGA
- a CDS encoding Stp1/IreP family PP2C-type Ser/Thr phosphatase yields the protein MKISLVTDIGQRRSNNQDFINKFDNKKGITLVILADGMGGHRAGNIASEMTVTDLGREWISTEFTELSQIRDWLITALEAENQRIYELGQTDEYKGMGTTVEALAIVDNNVIFAHVGDSRIGLLHNGEYELLTSDHSLVNELVKAGQLTEEEAANHPQKNIITQSIGQANPVEPDLGVQVLEEDDYLIINSDGLTNMITNDEIVSILSQDKNLDDKNNELVTLANERGGLDNITIALIHAESEEA from the coding sequence ATGAAAATTTCACTTGTAACTGATATCGGACAAAGACGTTCAAATAATCAGGATTTTATTAATAAATTTGATAACAAAAAAGGTATCACTTTAGTCATCCTAGCAGATGGTATGGGAGGTCATCGTGCTGGTAATATTGCTAGTGAAATGACCGTTACTGATCTTGGACGTGAATGGATTAGTACCGAATTTACAGAATTAAGCCAAATTCGTGATTGGCTGATTACTGCGCTTGAAGCAGAAAATCAAAGAATTTATGAACTGGGTCAAACCGATGAGTATAAAGGTATGGGAACAACCGTTGAAGCTTTAGCGATTGTTGATAACAATGTTATCTTTGCTCACGTTGGTGATTCACGCATCGGCTTGCTTCATAATGGTGAATACGAATTGTTAACAAGCGATCATTCTCTTGTTAATGAATTAGTGAAAGCTGGTCAATTGACAGAAGAAGAAGCTGCTAATCACCCACAAAAAAATATTATCACGCAATCTATTGGACAAGCTAATCCAGTTGAACCTGATTTAGGGGTTCAAGTTCTTGAAGAAGACGATTATCTTATTATTAACAGTGATGGTTTAACAAACATGATTACCAATGACGAAATTGTTAGCATTTTGAGCCAAGATAAAAATCTTGACGATAAAAATAATGAATTAGTTACTCTAGCTAACGAACGTGGAGGTCTTGATAATATCACCATTGCTCTTATCCACGCCGAAAGTGAGGAAGCTTAA
- the pknB gene encoding Stk1 family PASTA domain-containing Ser/Thr kinase, whose product MIQIGKLFAGRYRILKSIGRGGMADVYLAKDLILDNEEVAIKVLRTNYQTDQIAVARFQREARAMAELNHPNIVSIRDIGEEDGQQFLVMEYVDGSDLKKYIQDHAPLSNNEVVRIMEEVLSAMTLAHQQGIVHRDLKPQNILLTKDGTVKVTDFGIAVAFAETSLTQTNSMLGSVHYLSPEQARGSKATVQSDIYAMGIMLFEMLTGHIPYDGDSAVTIALQHFQKPLPSIIDENKNVPQALENVVIKATAKRLSDRYASTFEMSRDLMTALSYNRSRERKLVFEDTENTKTLPKVTTSTPVPSTTEQLLTKQKAAKVNREAADNKIAKAKTKKKKSHRMFGTLVKIFFAVVVVAIAIFTYLTLSTPASVNVPDVAGTSLQAAKTSLTSAGLKVGRTKGIYSDTVPSGQVIETNPKAGTSKKEGAKVDIYVSKGTSGFKMKDYTGQNYQEVIKELKDKHGISSDKIDVEWITGTNYDGGTIISQTPEKGTKVASEDKITFKVAAIVMPNLIGYTYQDAIAELTALGLSSSHIIVFQADATSSTGYSQVKTPSASAVVVAQDPYFGASIEGEVNLYFSARSEAQSSEVAPSQSVSESYETSETSESSSLSSSSSSSSSSSSSSSTEESSQTDSSSVE is encoded by the coding sequence ATGATTCAGATTGGCAAATTATTTGCTGGTCGTTATCGGATCCTCAAGTCTATCGGACGGGGTGGAATGGCAGATGTTTATCTTGCCAAAGATCTAATTCTTGATAATGAAGAAGTGGCTATCAAAGTCCTTCGAACTAATTATCAAACAGATCAAATTGCCGTTGCTCGTTTCCAACGTGAAGCACGTGCCATGGCAGAGCTAAACCATCCAAATATCGTTTCGATTCGTGATATTGGAGAAGAAGACGGACAGCAATTCTTAGTAATGGAATATGTTGATGGCTCGGACTTGAAAAAATATATTCAAGACCACGCCCCTCTTTCTAATAATGAAGTTGTTAGAATCATGGAAGAAGTCTTGTCTGCGATGACTTTGGCTCATCAACAAGGAATTGTTCACCGTGATTTGAAACCACAAAATATCTTGTTAACCAAAGACGGAACGGTTAAAGTTACCGACTTTGGTATCGCTGTAGCTTTTGCAGAAACAAGTTTAACACAAACAAACTCAATGCTTGGTAGTGTACACTATTTATCACCTGAACAAGCGCGTGGTTCAAAAGCCACTGTTCAAAGTGATATCTACGCTATGGGGATTATGTTGTTTGAAATGTTGACTGGTCACATTCCATATGATGGTGATTCAGCTGTTACGATTGCTCTTCAACATTTCCAAAAACCACTTCCATCAATCATTGATGAAAATAAAAATGTTCCACAAGCTTTGGAAAATGTTGTCATTAAAGCAACTGCAAAACGTTTGAGTGATCGCTACGCCTCAACTTTTGAAATGAGTCGTGATTTAATGACTGCTCTCTCATATAACCGTAGCCGCGAACGCAAACTTGTCTTTGAAGATACAGAAAATACGAAGACACTTCCAAAAGTAACAACTTCAACACCTGTTCCCTCAACAACAGAACAATTGTTGACAAAACAAAAAGCAGCTAAAGTTAATCGTGAAGCTGCGGATAATAAAATTGCAAAAGCGAAAACGAAGAAGAAAAAATCACATCGTATGTTTGGTACTTTAGTGAAAATTTTCTTTGCGGTCGTAGTAGTTGCAATTGCTATCTTTACTTACTTGACGCTAAGCACACCAGCTTCAGTCAACGTTCCAGATGTAGCTGGAACAAGTTTACAAGCTGCTAAGACAAGTCTTACATCAGCAGGACTTAAAGTTGGAAGGACCAAGGGAATTTATAGTGATACTGTTCCAAGTGGTCAGGTTATTGAGACTAATCCGAAAGCTGGCACATCTAAGAAAGAAGGTGCCAAAGTTGACATTTATGTGTCAAAAGGAACATCAGGCTTTAAGATGAAAGATTATACTGGTCAAAACTATCAAGAAGTTATCAAAGAACTCAAAGATAAACACGGTATTTCAAGTGATAAGATTGATGTTGAATGGATAACAGGCACTAACTATGATGGTGGTACTATCATTAGTCAAACACCTGAAAAAGGTACAAAAGTTGCTAGTGAAGATAAGATTACTTTCAAGGTTGCAGCAATCGTTATGCCAAACCTTATTGGTTATACTTATCAAGATGCAATTGCTGAATTGACTGCACTTGGCTTATCAAGTTCGCATATTATAGTATTCCAAGCAGATGCTACTTCATCAACTGGATATTCTCAAGTTAAAACACCATCTGCCTCTGCAGTTGTTGTGGCACAAGATCCTTACTTTGGCGCATCTATTGAAGGAGAGGTTAACCTTTACTTCTCAGCTAGAAGTGAAGCTCAGTCTTCAGAAGTTGCACCATCTCAATCTGTTTCTGAGTCATATGAGACAAGTGAAACTAGTGAGTCAAGTTCTTTAAGTAGCAGCAGTAGCAGCAGTAGCAGCAGTAGTAGCAGTAGCAGCACTGAAGAAAGTTCACAAACCGACTCATCATCAGTTGAATAA